One genomic segment of Oncorhynchus kisutch isolate 150728-3 linkage group LG15, Okis_V2, whole genome shotgun sequence includes these proteins:
- the LOC109905537 gene encoding sodium/glucose cotransporter 2, translating to MENHTSETTPATRTINNLADILVIIGYFILVIGVGVWSMFRTNRGTVGGYFLAGRTMTWWPVGASLFASNIGSGHFVGLAGTGAASGIAVGGFEWNALFIVLLLGWLFVPVYLTAGVITMPQYLKKRFGGTRISLYLSVISLFLYIFTKISVDMFSGAVFIQQALGWNIYVAVIALLSITALYTVTGGLAALMYTDTVQTFVIIAGAFSLTGFAFFEVGGYNALLEKYKLALPSTYQSLEPQRYNISPQCFTPRDDAFQLLRDPVTGDLPWPGVLFGIAIVGGWYWCTDQVIVQRCLAARSLTHVKAGCIMCGYLKLLPMFLMVFPGMISRVLFPNEVGCVVPEVCKQVCGTEVGCSNIAYPKLVVSVMPNGLRGLMLAVMLAALMSSLASIFNSSSTLFTMDIWTRFRPQARESELMVVGRVWVLVIVAVSICWIPVVQAAQSGQLFDYIQSVTSYLAPPIASVFFLAVFVKRVNEQGAFWGLMGGLAMGLCRMVPEFWFGSGSCLFPSDCPTLVCGVHYLYFAVLLFFCTSILVLLVSYCTPAIDDIHLHRLVFSLRHSKEERDDLDWKQEVKGRIARREAEEKSRDKSEDSPVDAEEPKSGICRLIGWFCGVSGAQVPELTEEEVTEASKELPDISEEPFWKHVVDANALVMMAVAVFLWGYYA from the exons ATGGAGAACCACACGTCTGAGACCACACCGGCGACGAGGACCATTAATAATCTAGCTGATATCTTGGTCATAATCGGCTACTTCATTCTGGTCATTGGCGTAGGCGTCTGG TCTATGTTCCGGACCAACCGTGGAACTGTGGGAGGCTACTTTTTGGCAGGACGGACCATGACATGGTGGCCA gttggAGCATCACTGTTTGCCAGTAATATTGGTAGTGGTCACTTTGTGGGCCTTGCTGGTACCGGAGCAGCCAGTGGAATTGCTGTGGGGGGTTTTGAGTGGAAT GCCTTGTTTATCGTGCTCCTATTGGGCTGGCTGTTTGTCCCCGTTTACCTCACAGCGGGG GTAATTACAATGCCTCAGTACCTGAAGAAGAGATTTGGGGGAACCAGGATCAGTCTGTACCTCTCCGTCATTTCTCTGTTCCTCTACATCTTCACCAAAATCTCT gtggacaTGTTCTCTGGGGCTGTGTTCATACAGCAGGCTCTAGGCTGGAACATCTATGTGGCTGTGATAGCCCTCCTCTCCATCACAGCTCTGTACACAGTCACAG GGGGCCTAGCTGCTCTGATGTACACAGACACCGTCCAGACGTTTGTCATCATCGCTGGCGCCTTCAGCCTCACAGGTTTCG CCTTTTTTGAGGTGGGGGGCTACAATGCTCTGCTGGAGAAGTACAAGTTAGCACTGCCCTCCACGTACCAGTCCCTGGAGCCCCAGCGCTACAACATCTCCCCCCAGTGTTTCACCCCCCGAGACGACGCCTTCCAGCTGCTCAGGGACCCCGTGACCGGGGACCTGCCCTGGCCGGGGGTCCTATTTGGCATCGCCATCGTGGGTGGCTGGTATTGGTGCACCGACCAG GTGATCGTGCAGCGCTGCCTGGCGGCACGCAGTCTAACCCATGTAAAGGCGGGCTGCATCATGTGTGGATACCTGAAACTGCTCCCCATGTTCCTTATGGTGTTCCCCGGAATGATCAGCCGCGTGCTCTTCCCAA ATGAGGTGGGTTGTGTGGTGCCAGAGGTGTGTAAGCAGGTGTGTGGGACGGAGGTGGGCTGCTCCAACATCGCCTACCCCAAACTGGTGGTCTCTGTCATGCCCAATG gtctgaGGGGCCTGATGCTGGCGGTCATGCTGGCGGCCCTGATGAGCTCCCTGGCTTCCATCTTCAACAGCAGCAGCACCCTGTTCACCATGGACATCTGGACCCGCTTCAGACCGCAGGCCAGAGAGAGCGAGCTCATGGTTGTTGGCAG aGTGTGGGTCCTCGTCATCGTAGCCGTCAGTATCTGCTGGATCCCTGTGGTCCAGGCGGCCCAGAGCGGTCAGCTGTTTGACTACATCCAATCAGTGACCAGCTACCTGGCCCCGCCTATCGCCTCAGTCTTCTTCCTGGCTGTGTTTGTGAAGAGGGTCAATGAGCAG GGGGCTTTTTGGGGCCTGATGGGGGGCCTAGCTATGGGGCTGTGCCGTATGGTGCCAGAGTTTTGGTTTGGCTCAGGCAGCTGCCTGTTCCCCTCAGACTGCCCCACTCTGGTGTGTGGGGTCCATTACCTCTACTTCGCTGTGCTGCTCTTCTTCTGCACCTCCATCCTGGTGCTGCTTGTCAGCTACTGTACACCGGCCATAGACGACATACAT CTCCACCGTCTTGTGTTCAGCCTCCGCCACTccaaggaagagagggatgacctTGACTGGAAGCAGGAAGTGAAGGGGAGGATAGCACGCAGGGAGGCAGAGGAGAAAAGCAGAGACAAGTCTGAAGACAGCCCAG TGGATGCTGAAGAACCCAAATCAGGTATCTGTCGTCTCATTGGCTGGTTCTGTGGTGTCAGTGGCGCTCAGGTCCCAGAGCTCACAGAGGAGGAGGTTACTGAGGCATCCAAAGAGCTGCCTGACATCAGTGAGGAGCCCTTCTGGAAGCATGTTGTTGATGCTAATGCCCTGGTTATGATGGCCGTGGCAGTCTTCCTCTGGGGTTACTATGCATGA
- the LOC109905538 gene encoding kelch-like protein 12 has translation MSAVRGGTITWRPQPWQDGDSGGGEPLSDSDSEEEDFPDDSTTPLGDYVTHGLKQLLDAQQLCDVTLLVEGKRFMCHRVLLAAVSPYFRAMFTSPLVESRLTEIRLEEVTPSVMETVIQFVYTGEAGLCLDTAEDLFVAANRLQVMPLQDLCSRFLFEHLSVDNCLGMYSLARSHHDQLLLRASLRLVAQHFPRVARQKDFLLLDPGTLGSLLGSDRLGVDSEAEVYDAARRWAEHRPLDRYSHMPALLHHLRPGLLSLEESRRLSQELGSAAAGEGLGGPLRPREGMFEKKIVCVDLKPREDESLNERDFTVDCFDPRTGKWEKLAALGSLLCPGCTAIGGRLFVAGGILRGGTVSTEVHEYDSVLDRWQERSPMVQPRAMLGLLGCGESLYALGGCNRGAMLDSCEILDLATLQWGPGPRLPLPLRSFACAALRGRIYLLGGTTLEQNRAVVHAGVLIYHTLTDSWTRVGLDSGATCLAGGVAVRGGVCAIGGYMRDATKFIDGNYTHLEPLDATGRVLFFREGRGSGVEREVTGAVVAERSGGSDRAPSPVVFPGLPRRIAAGGVARWKRRIYVLGGENGSRFYDSVYCWKPGWRSWVQRREKLPGDTGGVSQFGCTTLKFPKKHILSRLRLAREDRNPDDD, from the exons ATGAGTGCAGTCCGTGGAGGAACGATCACCTGGCGGCCACAGCCCTGGCAGGATGGGGACAGTGGGGGCGGGGAGCCCCTCTCGGACAGCGACTCCGAAGAAGAGGACTTTCCCGACGACAGCACCACTCCTTTAGGAGACTACGTCACACATG GGTTGAAGCAGCTACTGGATGCTCAGCAGCTGTGTGACGTCACTCTGTTAGTGGAGGGGAAGAGGTTTATGTGTCACAG AGTCCTCTTGGCAGCCGTCAGCCCGTATTTCCGTGCCATGTTCACTAGCCCGTTGGTGGAGTCCCGTCTCACTGAGATCCGATTGGAGGAGGTGACGCCGTCAGTCATGGAGACTGTCATCCAGTTCGTCTACACTGGGGAGGCGGGACTCTGCTTGGACACGGCCGAAGACCTGTTTGTGGCGGCCAATCGGCTTCAAGTAATGCCCCTGCAGGACCTGTGCTCTAG GTTCCTGTTTGAACACCTGTCTGTGGACAACTGCCTGGGCATGTACTCTCTGGCCCGCTCCCACCACGACCAGCTGCTCCTGAGGGCCTCTCTGAGGCTGGTGGCCCAGCACTTCCCCCGCGTGGCCCGCCAAAAGGACTTCCTCCTGTTGGACCCAGGCACCCTGGGCAGCCTGCTGGGATCTGACCGCCTGGGCGTAGACTCTGAGGCAGAGGTGTACGACGCGGCACGCCGCTGGGCCGAGCACCGGCCCCTGGACCGTTACAGCCACATGCCGGCCCTGCTCCACCACCTCCGCCCCGGCCTGCTGTCCCTGGAGGAGAGCCGGCGGCTGAGCCAGGAGCTGGGCTCTGCGGCAGCCGGGGAGGGCCTGGGAGGCCCACTGAGGCCCCGGGAAGGCATGTTCGAGAAGAAGATTGTGTGTGTGGACCTGAAGCCACGGGAGGACGAGTCGCTGAACGAGAGGGACTTCACTGTGGACTGCTTCGACCCACGTACAGGGAAATGGGAGAAGCTGGCTGCCCTGGGCTCTCTGCTGTGCCCAGGTTGCACGGCCATCGGGGGGCGGCTGTTCGTAGCGGGGGGCATCCTGCGGGGGGGCACAGTGTCCACGGAGGTCCATGAGTACGACTCTGTGTTGGATCGCTGGCAGGAGCGGTCGCCCATGGTGCAGCCCCGGGCCATGTTGGGTCTGCTGGGCTGTGGGGAGTCACTCTACGCCCTGGGGGGCTGCAACAGAGGAGCCATGCTGGACTCCTGTGAGATCCTGGACCTGGCCACTCTTCAGTGGGGCCCTGGGCCCCGTCTGCCCCTGCCGCTGCGCTCCTTTGCCTGTGCCGCCCTGCGCGGCCGCATTTACCTTCTGGGCGGCACCACGCTGGAGCAGAACCGGGCTGTGGTGCACGCTGGCGTGCTAATCTATCACACCCTGACTGACTCATGGACCCGTGTGGGACTGGACTCTGGCGCCACCTGCCTGGCAGGAGGGGTGGCGGTGCGGGGAGGGGTCTGTGCCATCGGAGGCTACATGAGGGACGCCACAAAGTTTATAGATGGAAACTACACCCATCTGGAACCTCTGGACGCAACGGGGCGGGTGCTGTTCTTCAGGGAGGGCCGGGGCTCAGGGGTGGAGCGGGAGGTGACGGGGGCGGTGGTGGCAGAGAGGAGCGGGGGGAGCGACCGAGCCCCTAGTCCGGTAGTTTTCCCAGGGCTGCCGAGGCGGATCGCTGCCGGGGGCGTGGCCAGGTGGAAACGCAGGATATACGTGCTGGGCGGGGAGAACGGCTCCCGTTTCTATGACAGTGTGTACTGTTGGAAGCCTGGCTGGCGCAGCTGGGTCCAGAGACGGGAGAAACTACCCGGAGACACGGGGGGAGTCAGCCAGTTCGGCTGTACCACCCTCAAGTTCCCCAAGAAACACATCCTGTCCCGACTGAGACTGGCTCGGGAGGACCGCAATCCTGATGATGACTAG